The bacterium region ACAGCGCCCAGGCCATCCCCCAGAACGTCAGTTACCTGCTGGAGGAGGTGACCAGCCGCCACGGCCACATCCTGGTCGATCCGCAACTGATGGTCTTGAAGACAGAGGATGCCCGCCTCATGCAGGAGCTGTGCCTCCTGCCCGGATTGCGCAAGTCCTGGCTGGCCCTGTTCGAGGAGCAGCTGCTGCTGCTGTCACCGGCGACCCGTGTCCAGAAAATGGTAGAGGACCTGCGCCGGCTGGGCTACATGCCCCGCGTGCGCTGGGAAGCGGTCATTGACGACCACGGCGAGCAGCTGGAGTTGTCGCGCACGGAGCGCCTCCATCTGCTGGCCATGCTCAAGGCCTATGAGTACGCGGATCGCGTCCACCCCGAGCTGGCCGAGCTGCTCAAACTGGTCGGCACGCAGCTGACAAGCGAGGATCACAAGGAGATGGCGGCCATTCCCCAGCGCCGCCTGGGGGATTCCTACGCCCGGCTGGACGCCATGACCACGGCCATCGCCGCCGGGCGCCTGGACTGAGTCGGCCATTCGCCCGGGATCGGGTTCCCAGGGCGCGGGGCGCTATATTCACCCACCGTGGGTGCGGAGACGATTCCGCCATCCGGCGCCGGAAGTGAGGGCCGTCCTTCGGGAGCGGCCCTCTTGTCAACCGGAGGGGCGATGAGCCTGACCCGTGAGAAGATCCTCTCCATGCCCAAGGCGGAACTGCACTGCCACCTGGACGGCTCCCTCCGCCTGGCCACCATGATCGAGCTGGCCCGCGAGCGCCGCGTCGAGCTGCCCAGCATGGACGTGGCGGACCTCTTCCAGCTGCTGCGCCTGGGCCAGAACTACGAGAGCCTGGTGGACTACCTGGCCGTCTTCCGCTACACCCTGGCCGTCATGCAGGATGTGGAGTCCCTGGAGCGGACCTCCTTCGAACTGGCCGAGGACTGCGCCCGCGAGAACGTGCGCTGGCTGGAAGTGCGCTACTCGCCCATCCTCCATGTGGAGCGGGGCCTCAGCCTGGCCCAGGTGATGGACGCCGTGCTGGCCGGCCTGCGCCGGGCCGAGCGGCAGTACCCAATCCGCTGCGGGGTGATCGTCTGCGGCATCCGCAACATCAACCCCGCCACCTCGCTGCGGCTGGCGGAACTGGCCGTGGCCTACAAGAGCGCGGGCGTCGTCGGTTTCGACCTGGCGGGCGCCGAGGCCAACTTCCCGGCCAAGGACCACCGCGAGGCCTTCTACCTCATCCGCAAGAACAACGTCAACTGCACGGTCCACGCCGGCGAGGCCTACGGCCCCGAGAGCATCCACCAGGCCCTCCACCACCTTCACGCCCAGCGCATCGGCCATTCCACGCGCCTGAAGGAGGACGGCAGCCTGCTCAACTACATGAACGACCTGCGCGTGCCCATCGAGGCCTGTCCCACCAGCAACGTGCAAACCCGCGTGGTGACGGACCTCGCCTCCCACCCGCTCAAGTTCTACCTGGATTACGGCCTGCGCATCACGGTCAACACCGACAACCGGCTCATCAGCGACACCACCGTCACCGAAGAGCTGTGGCGCATCACCCAGGTCTTCCGCCTGACGGAGCAGGAAGTGGCGAAGATCATCACCAACGGCTTCAAGAGCGCCTTCCTGCCCTACCGGGAGAAGCGGGCCATGCTTCACGGCGCCCTCACGGAGATGGGCTACGATGGCGTCCTTGTGGGTTACTGAGGTGCCGCGAGCATGCTTCACGCCTTCGCCCGCGGAGCGGGTGAAGGCGGCAGGCGGCAAACCCCCATCCGGG contains the following coding sequences:
- the add gene encoding adenosine deaminase; the protein is MSLTREKILSMPKAELHCHLDGSLRLATMIELARERRVELPSMDVADLFQLLRLGQNYESLVDYLAVFRYTLAVMQDVESLERTSFELAEDCARENVRWLEVRYSPILHVERGLSLAQVMDAVLAGLRRAERQYPIRCGVIVCGIRNINPATSLRLAELAVAYKSAGVVGFDLAGAEANFPAKDHREAFYLIRKNNVNCTVHAGEAYGPESIHQALHHLHAQRIGHSTRLKEDGSLLNYMNDLRVPIEACPTSNVQTRVVTDLASHPLKFYLDYGLRITVNTDNRLISDTTVTEELWRITQVFRLTEQEVAKIITNGFKSAFLPYREKRAMLHGALTEMGYDGVLVGY